Proteins encoded in a region of the Paenibacillus sp. E222 genome:
- a CDS encoding NAD(P)/FAD-dependent oxidoreductase, with amino-acid sequence MDQHLELYDVTIIGGGPAGMYSAFYSGMRDMKTKLIEAKDRLGGRMLFYPEKMIWDVGGVTPILCENLIKQLEEQARTFEPTIVFEQQIEGFKRQPDGTILLTSHTGEQHWTRTVILAIGYGIYKMAKLELEGADRYEVTNLHYTVQELEPFRGKRVLISGGGDSAVDWANELEALAEQVTVVHRRDRFGGLERNVLRMRESSVDIRTPYAVDTLHSQSGEIIEQVTISHVETGESEVLDVDAIIVNHGMKSDFGPIRDWGLDLGEWHVTTTEKLQTNIPGVFAAGDFVDYGSKLYLIAGTFTDAALAVNSAKLYMDPEAEKVAYVSSHNSRFKEKNKALGVVEE; translated from the coding sequence ACCTGCCGGCATGTATTCTGCATTTTACAGCGGGATGCGTGATATGAAGACCAAGTTGATTGAGGCGAAGGATAGATTGGGTGGTCGCATGCTCTTTTATCCAGAGAAAATGATCTGGGACGTTGGCGGCGTTACCCCGATTCTGTGTGAAAATTTGATTAAACAGCTGGAAGAACAGGCGAGAACGTTTGAGCCAACGATTGTGTTCGAACAGCAAATTGAAGGATTCAAACGTCAGCCTGATGGCACAATTCTGCTGACATCGCATACAGGAGAACAACACTGGACACGTACCGTCATATTGGCGATCGGGTATGGTATATATAAAATGGCCAAACTGGAGCTTGAAGGCGCTGACCGTTATGAGGTTACGAACCTTCACTACACAGTACAGGAGCTTGAACCTTTCCGTGGCAAACGGGTACTGATCTCTGGTGGGGGTGACTCCGCTGTCGATTGGGCCAATGAGCTTGAAGCACTGGCAGAACAAGTGACGGTGGTGCATCGTCGTGACCGCTTTGGTGGATTGGAGCGCAATGTACTGCGGATGAGAGAATCCTCAGTAGATATTCGGACACCATACGCCGTTGATACCCTACATAGTCAAAGTGGTGAGATCATCGAACAGGTGACGATATCCCATGTTGAGACAGGTGAGAGTGAAGTTCTTGATGTGGATGCGATTATCGTCAACCATGGCATGAAGAGTGATTTTGGCCCGATCCGGGATTGGGGACTTGATCTTGGTGAATGGCATGTCACCACAACAGAGAAGCTGCAAACGAATATTCCAGGCGTCTTCGCTGCAGGAGACTTTGTAGATTATGGAAGTAAACTGTATCTGATTGCTGGTACATTTACGGATGCGGCCCTCGCGGTAAACAGTGCAAAACTGTATATGGACCCTGAGGCAGAGAAAGTTGCCTATGTGTCTTCCCATAACAGCCGTTTCAAGGAGAAAAATAAAGCACTTGGTGTTGTGGAAGAATAG